GCATGTTCTTCTCTGGCTATACTGCGCTTTGACACGAGTCCACAAGCTACGACACATGGTCTACACCCTGCTGCTTGTGTTTCTGTTGCATGCTTGTGGAAAGCCTCGGAAAGCATCAACAGCACGCCTCTTCCATATCTTGTTTCTTTGCACGAGTCACTGGAACACAGCAAAGTCCACTAAAAAGTCCTCACGGTGTTTTCAcaaatttctttggtttgttctGTGGTCATACATTTGTTTAAAACAAAGGCAACTTCGAGTCTGCCACCCTTGTCTGTCGTTGACTTGCAAAGGAATCTTCAACTCTGGCCTGTAAGGAAGCAGTATCTTGCTGATTCTCAAAGTTTTGCTTCCACATATAAAACAGGCAGACACTTTTCTTGTGCTGACTCAGTGTTGCTAGCCATAGCATGTCGTCTTTTAGCGTATCAGTTCCAACCTCACACCATTTAAGCACAATTTAGAGTTGACTTGATGTCAACGCTCCTCCACCAGCAAGCGCAAACTGCACCAACACGGTGGTCGCTCACAAGCTGTCGCAGTAGTTGCAAGACGCTAAAGACCCATTTGCTCTCACTTCAGGCGCTCAGTAATTGAAGATGTTGAAGAGCACGGCGAAGAGGGTACAGGCCGCGTAGACGCCTAGCGCCACCCACCAGAGCAGCTGTTCATGCAGTTTCTGCTCAAAGTTCTTGAGCACCAGCAGGCCGATGGTGAGGCCCGCCAGTGCACCGGTCAGGTGTGCCACGTACGATACTGGCGGCCCATGAGGCTCGGCGGCGTACTGGTCGTAGACCGCGAAGCCCACGTCGGCGGAGGCTGCGCAGAGCAAAGCAGAAACAACACTTCACCATGAAActttcagcgtctttgtctcatGTGAAATGCCACATTTGCTGCTTTAAATGATTGAATCTCCATGTTAAGTGCACTATCTTGGTTCACATTTGCTTGCTTCCGTTATGCCTGTTTAGTAATTTGTCCACGAACTGCTTTTAGAGTCACCTGCCCTGTTCTCAACTAATCCTATGGAAACAGGAGGTCCTTCTGAACGTTTTCACTTTGAGGCCTCCTTCCGTACCCACCTATATACCAAGACACTTACATATCTTTATGGCGTCATAACAGATGTCGAAAACTTGAACAACACAACCACTTTAGAATtgctaaaaattaaattatggggttttacgtgccaaaaccacgttctgattatcaggcacgccttagtggaggacttcggaaatttttaccacctggggtttatgtgcacctaaatctaagtacactggtgttctcgcatttcgcctccatcgaaatgggccgccgtggccgggattagatcccgcgacctcgtgctcagcagcccaacaccacactTTAGAATTGTACACTATGAACACCACAACGCCTTTTGTCACATAAGTGATGCAGTGCACATTCTTGTCTTAAAGAGGCTTAACGATTAAAGCAGTTGTTTTAGGTTGGTGAAGCATTCTTTGGTTCAGTTCATTTGGCACAACAACGATGGCTACAGCGGATAAAAAGGCAAGCGTTTCCTTCTTGGACTTTAAAATGTCATTGATATGAGATTTCTGAGCCGTAGACAGGTGTTCAGACGTTAACTTGAATTTGGCCTAGTGCTGTGCAGAATGTGGTCCCTCTTTAACTATAGACTGCCATTTAGTCTCGCGCAGATGCAATCAAAGACTGTACGTGATGTCTTGGGGAGTTAGTAGGGATTCAAAATGGCGTTGCGATTACTCCacccccatccactttctgattTTTTATCTTTTCTGTCTTATCAAATGTTGATGCAATGAAAGGCTGATAATTTGATTGTCGTAGAAGCGAAATAAAACAATTCAGCTTGACTTATTATCTCTTTAGTGTATCTGTAAAAGACAATGTGAAATCGCAgtagcttaagaggaagctttacctcgggtgctcctatctacatagatgtaaaaggagaattcgtttttcttggcaaccactccaccaaacttgatgttgttgcatttaaaacaaaaacttaaaatctagtgactgttggtctcgaattttttatttaggtcgtcaatatttctttaaaaattggcaaatatcgcacattttcagaaaacaaactatcaagcttaaaacTGTAACttagcaacgaaaaatgatatcacaattctgtggtttgtgtctaatagtacatctaaagcggacgaaattgatatgttaccacatgaatctaaagaaacttattaatttgaaaatacagtttttgcagaaccctcgtacacaacgtaacaaattcatgtaagatatacaTTTACATATCAACTTTGttcactttgaatgatctaacggatgccatatacagaaccgcgatatccgtTCTTCACGCAGAGATATCgctttgtaaacttcgtgcttctatcttttcCCGAACTtagaaattttttaaaattcttttaacaaaattcaggcactaAATCTGACATCCGACTATAacatcactagaatttaactttctccctcaaatgcaacaaatttcattaaaatttgtcAAAGGGTTATCTCAGGAAAGTACTTCTTAGttatacatgtatttgaatagtcCATGTCAGAGTTGGGCTTGAGctaaaagcttcctcttaagaagcgGCTCTGGTTCAGGGTTAAAAATGGTTTCACTACTGAAATGCATGCtgaatgcagaaatgcttttcctGGGGAACTGCTGAACAGATTTCAATTAATTTTTTGCCTGTGAGTTTACTTTTatgaaatatttctgaaagtaGGTAGCCTTGAAGAAAGATTCATGCCAAATTTAGATGCACACCAGGAAGAGATCAGTGTATCTCATAGATCTTACAAAGCGGACGAATATGGTATATAAGTTTACATTTTACCTGCAATCTCTGCATTGTCTATGGAAGTTTTACAAGAGCTCTTCAGAAATCAATAGTATCATTAAAGGAGTTTATGATATGGCAATTTTATCTGCTATATATAATGAACatgaagaaagagggttaaccgaggggcctgatattcattagtgatatcataagaagccaacaatcaaagaccaaggataacataggggaaattacttgtacttattgaattaaagaaatgataaattaatggcaatgaaagcggatgaaaaaataacttgccgcaagtggggaacgatcccacgtcgtcgcattacgcctgcgatgctctaaccaattacccactaacgagctttgggagagagccttggccagctccgacctcgaggatcagcaacggctgattgcgagggcccaggacgcggcccgagctcaaggcattctggaatgaggacgcctctccctagctgctttacctaataaaaatgtttattctctctctctctctctaaccaattgagctaccacagcatgagtggtggcgctggataAAACCCTGAAGTTTACCTGTATTAGTTAaaacataaat
This Dermacentor albipictus isolate Rhodes 1998 colony chromosome 1, USDA_Dalb.pri_finalv2, whole genome shotgun sequence DNA region includes the following protein-coding sequences:
- the LOC135896921 gene encoding protein rhomboid-like; this encodes MQFGLVRLVGVFLIASADVGFAVYDQYAAEPHGPPVSYVAHLTGALAGLTIGLLVLKNFEQKLHEQLLWWVALGVYAACTLFAVLFNIFNY